One Jeotgalibaca porci genomic region harbors:
- a CDS encoding ABC transporter ATP-binding protein, protein MKKREKLAEIHAGKREPILQITQLTKAFPYGRNQQVTAVDHLDFTIFRGETLGLVGESGSGKSTTGRTLLRLHEPDSGETLFEGFDINHLKANDLKAMRKHMQMIFQDPYASLNPRMKIQDIIGEALDIHGLTKTKEERKARILELLDLVGLHPSFAERYPHEFSGGQRQRIGIARALAVDPTFIVLDEPLSALDASIQAQIVDLLEDLQEKLGLTYLFIAHDLAMVKQISDRVAVMHNGKIVELADSEELFNNPIHPYTKKLLAAIPIPDPNHESNHDSIVKAEDELVAYKGSEFKEVSPHHWVYC, encoded by the coding sequence ATGAAAAAACGTGAAAAACTGGCGGAAATTCATGCTGGAAAGCGCGAGCCTATTCTTCAAATTACGCAACTGACGAAAGCTTTCCCGTATGGACGTAACCAACAAGTAACAGCAGTTGACCATTTAGATTTCACCATTTTCCGTGGTGAGACTCTAGGTTTGGTTGGTGAATCAGGCTCCGGAAAATCAACAACTGGTCGCACCCTTTTACGTCTTCACGAACCAGATTCAGGAGAAACGTTATTTGAAGGCTTTGACATCAACCATTTGAAAGCAAATGATTTAAAAGCGATGCGCAAGCATATGCAAATGATTTTCCAAGATCCTTATGCATCATTGAACCCGCGTATGAAAATCCAGGACATAATTGGGGAAGCTTTGGATATTCATGGTTTGACTAAAACGAAAGAAGAGCGTAAAGCGCGCATTCTGGAACTTTTAGATTTAGTTGGCTTGCACCCTTCGTTTGCTGAACGCTACCCGCACGAATTCTCAGGCGGTCAACGTCAACGGATTGGGATTGCACGTGCATTGGCTGTGGATCCGACCTTTATCGTGTTGGACGAACCGCTATCTGCACTTGATGCGTCGATTCAAGCGCAAATTGTTGATTTACTTGAAGATTTACAAGAAAAACTAGGACTCACCTACTTATTCATCGCGCATGATTTGGCAATGGTGAAGCAAATTTCTGACCGTGTTGCCGTCATGCATAATGGAAAAATTGTTGAATTAGCTGATTCGGAAGAATTATTTAATAACCCGATTCACCCGTATACCAAAAAATTGCTCGCGGCCATTCCGATTCCAGATCCGAATCATGAAAGTAATCATGACTCTATCGTCAAGGCAGAGGACGAATTGGTCGCCTATAAAGGGAGCGAATTCAAGGAAGTTTCACCCCACCACTGGGTTTATTGCTAA
- a CDS encoding ABC transporter permease: MERNSPLLTNIRYYYERAYRKKSWRFGLIGFGLLFHVLVALKYFLGGTRTDDSHWREEFIKSGQAEALKEKLKKQEIKKNEYLGIVKTPTQIENDTEKLFKSELTKTVEQLKKIHYQEKGTEPDTYLKATLAAIGTWPGFILSIILAWPMYIYLLILSLPTLHYIVNRLVMMLFVIVGVTVIVFTLLYLSPSDPAVNILGDQATDAQYEAFRQLHGLNDPYLVQLGRTIKGIFAFDLGNAYQGNEQVVATIMRRFPVTLRLTIMALTLSLSVALPAGIYAAVKANSTFDNLFMLIALIGISIPSFWQGLIFILNFSINLGWLPATYSTSNSLSLLMPAVVLGTGLMASVARMTRSSTLEVINEDYILTARAKGLSHTRVILRHAVPNALIPIVTVVGLQFGGMLGGSSVTEKVFNINGIGSYIVDKQFIPDIPSVMGGVIYIAIILSVVNMFIDVMYSFLDPRIRSRIQKGRG; the protein is encoded by the coding sequence GTGGAAAGAAATAGCCCGCTACTAACGAATATTCGCTATTATTACGAACGTGCCTATCGTAAAAAAAGTTGGCGTTTTGGTTTAATTGGTTTTGGTTTGTTGTTTCATGTGTTGGTTGCGCTGAAGTACTTTTTAGGAGGGACGCGCACCGATGATAGTCATTGGCGTGAAGAATTCATTAAGAGCGGTCAAGCAGAGGCTTTGAAAGAAAAACTAAAGAAACAAGAAATAAAGAAAAATGAGTATTTAGGTATTGTAAAGACTCCCACTCAAATTGAGAATGATACGGAGAAGCTATTCAAAAGCGAGCTGACTAAAACAGTTGAGCAGCTGAAAAAAATACATTATCAAGAAAAGGGAACAGAACCTGATACATATTTGAAAGCAACACTTGCTGCAATCGGTACTTGGCCAGGATTTATACTTTCAATCATTCTGGCATGGCCGATGTACATATACTTGTTGATTCTTTCGCTTCCGACGTTACATTACATCGTTAATCGCTTGGTTATGATGTTGTTTGTAATTGTGGGAGTGACCGTCATTGTATTTACACTGTTGTATCTCTCGCCATCTGACCCTGCAGTTAATATTTTAGGTGACCAAGCAACGGATGCGCAATACGAAGCGTTCCGTCAATTACATGGCTTGAATGATCCCTACTTGGTTCAACTGGGTCGCACGATTAAAGGTATCTTTGCATTTGACTTAGGCAATGCGTATCAAGGGAATGAACAGGTGGTTGCAACCATCATGCGCCGTTTCCCTGTCACATTACGCTTAACGATTATGGCCTTAACGTTATCACTTTCGGTGGCCTTACCGGCAGGTATCTATGCGGCCGTAAAAGCTAACTCAACTTTTGATAATTTATTTATGTTAATTGCTTTAATCGGTATTTCGATTCCAAGTTTTTGGCAAGGTCTCATTTTCATCCTAAACTTCTCCATCAACTTAGGGTGGTTGCCGGCTACTTATAGTACTAGCAATTCCTTATCCTTATTGATGCCAGCCGTTGTTTTAGGGACAGGATTGATGGCATCGGTCGCTCGGATGACGCGTTCATCTACGTTAGAAGTGATTAATGAAGACTATATCTTGACCGCAAGAGCAAAAGGACTTTCGCATACACGTGTTATTTTGCGTCATGCGGTTCCGAATGCCTTGATTCCGATTGTGACTGTTGTTGGTTTGCAGTTTGGTGGAATGTTGGGTGGTTCTTCTGTAACGGAGAAAGTATTTAATATTAATGGTATTGGTAGTTACATTGTTGATAAACAATTTATACCGGATATCCCGAGTGTAATGGGTGGTGTCATCTATATTGCGATTATCCTTTCAGTCGTAAATATGTTCATTGATGTCATGTATAGTTTCTTGGATCCACGTATTCGTTCTCGGATTCAAAAGGGTAGGGGGTAA
- a CDS encoding ABC transporter permease, with the protein MMIKSYRGRQMLRYFQFNNGLSWGMTAVFFLLSINFSPLSFKLPLLIGAVVHAVLSVLHTVMLKEMKRASFDADQQQPLFKVFSLLLILGLFAGNIFTFLSGAIARKKNPDVGFIYSLYMVLVDVFIIIVTLLNLFKPFVSNTFLLTLYLLIAVLLFHIVVAVFGQKWYHLNKKAQVTGLVLLVLTALLGNVLALFVAVSMYKTNQDLAGDRRQTSVREKLTRNQAALLGLMFITFLISLAWTSNFTFSESFAVQNNYANILQPPTMASPFGTDNYGRDVFSRIVFGSQISLAVGLLSTLLPFFIGGTLGAVSGFYGNRTDNVIMRLLDVLYAIPGMLLAITIVASFGASTTNLIIALSLGSIPSYARTMRANVMQVANYEYVEAARALGQDNRTLILKHIVPNAMAPMIVRSTLTIGTAVISTSSLSYLGLGVEAHVPEWGNILRIGSQYLETNPYLAIYPGLAIILLVLSFNFLGDGLRDATDPKLN; encoded by the coding sequence ATGATGATTAAAAGTTATCGTGGCAGACAGATGTTACGTTACTTCCAATTTAACAATGGATTAAGCTGGGGGATGACAGCAGTATTCTTCCTACTCAGTATTAACTTTAGTCCTTTAAGTTTCAAGTTGCCGTTGTTAATTGGCGCGGTAGTACACGCTGTTTTGAGTGTCCTGCATACGGTCATGCTGAAAGAAATGAAGCGGGCATCATTTGATGCCGACCAACAGCAACCACTCTTTAAGGTATTTTCTCTACTATTAATACTCGGATTATTTGCCGGAAATATATTCACTTTCCTATCGGGCGCTATCGCACGGAAAAAGAATCCCGATGTTGGCTTCATTTATAGTCTGTATATGGTATTGGTGGATGTGTTTATTATTATTGTGACTCTCTTGAATCTCTTTAAACCATTCGTATCCAATACGTTTTTACTAACGTTATATTTATTAATCGCCGTTTTACTTTTCCACATTGTGGTCGCCGTTTTCGGCCAGAAGTGGTATCACTTAAATAAAAAAGCTCAGGTAACGGGTCTCGTTTTACTCGTACTGACAGCATTACTGGGGAACGTTTTAGCTTTGTTCGTGGCTGTTTCCATGTATAAAACGAATCAAGACCTGGCAGGGGATAGAAGGCAGACGAGTGTCCGGGAAAAGTTGACCCGTAACCAGGCCGCGCTCTTAGGATTAATGTTTATTACGTTTTTGATATCTCTGGCTTGGACAAGTAACTTTACGTTCAGTGAATCGTTCGCGGTTCAAAATAACTATGCGAACATTTTACAGCCTCCGACAATGGCTTCCCCATTTGGAACAGATAACTATGGTAGAGATGTGTTCTCTCGTATCGTTTTTGGCTCTCAAATTTCCTTGGCAGTTGGCTTGTTATCAACCTTACTACCGTTTTTCATAGGCGGAACGTTAGGTGCTGTTTCTGGATTTTATGGAAATAGAACGGATAACGTCATTATGCGTTTGCTGGATGTTTTATATGCTATACCTGGAATGCTACTGGCCATTACAATTGTTGCGTCATTTGGCGCTTCCACTACAAACCTGATTATCGCTTTGAGTCTAGGCTCTATACCTTCCTATGCCCGTACCATGCGTGCGAATGTGATGCAAGTGGCGAACTACGAATATGTCGAAGCAGCCCGTGCATTGGGTCAGGATAACCGTACCTTGATTCTTAAACACATTGTGCCAAACGCTATGGCGCCGATGATTGTTCGTTCGACTTTAACAATCGGAACGGCAGTTATTTCCACAAGTAGTTTAAGTTACTTAGGACTGGGTGTTGAAGCGCATGTACCGGAGTGGGGAAATATCCTGCGAATCGGGAGTCAATATCTTGAAACCAATCCATACCTGGCGATTTACCCAGGATTGGCGATTATTTTACTCGTTTTATCATTCAACTTTTTGGGTGACGGATTGCGTGATGCGACCGATCCGAAATTAAATTAA
- a CDS encoding ABC transporter substrate-binding protein yields the protein MKKKLLPFLATSAALVLAACSVQTEGDANSDSNTESNVTQSTDKTTIEILGTSSNETDMNIVRDQLIKNGFDVKLNTQPDYASFSAQQDAGNYDLSLSSWTTVTGNPDYAVRSLFITDGDYSNLSDTDVDALIDKAAVETPEEYQETYKEFEDVLVTENAYIVPLYTSLKAQAYNSEVLNGDTIRLSKSRAFAWEPVSFVDESKNASDSLMLTQVNGDLTSLDPVKGNDGSINQLNTNMYVRLVNLTDDDNVVSDGSLSYNHVIAEGNSEFYFVLRDDINFAAVENGEAVDTGLMVSGQDVIFSLDRAKNADSVPDHRTYSLHEHIDTVELVTDVAELENVQLSDGSGNVLDALAEDLDAPISKTVENAADVNNDEGSYQVIKLTTTEAFPQVLNYLAHQSAGIVSKEQVESINTYDIASFDPSVDIAYGDQRAVINGDNHLYTSGPYIMTSKDDYEATFQANPGYRPETPETAQIKNVTVRFIADSDSALSALRAGEIHLLYGLSETKYEIIEEDDKLSLQSMPSNAVSYMLFNTSGRAVSESENLRKSILFSINQDEINAAYNGKKLPSYSTVTPLVDTGNKLVADPAKVEEFYEAYLAE from the coding sequence ATGAAGAAGAAATTACTACCATTCCTAGCAACATCCGCTGCACTGGTATTGGCAGCTTGCTCTGTTCAAACGGAAGGTGACGCGAATTCAGACTCAAATACAGAATCTAACGTAACACAATCAACAGACAAAACAACGATCGAGATTCTGGGAACAAGCTCAAATGAAACGGACATGAACATTGTCCGTGATCAGTTAATCAAAAATGGTTTCGATGTTAAATTAAACACACAACCCGACTACGCAAGTTTCTCAGCACAACAAGATGCTGGAAACTACGACTTATCACTTTCAAGTTGGACAACGGTAACGGGTAATCCGGACTATGCTGTCCGTTCACTATTTATTACAGATGGTGACTACAGTAACTTATCTGACACTGATGTCGATGCGTTGATTGACAAAGCTGCAGTTGAAACACCGGAAGAGTATCAAGAAACATATAAAGAGTTTGAAGATGTATTGGTTACAGAAAATGCCTACATCGTTCCGCTTTATACATCACTAAAAGCACAAGCTTATAACAGCGAAGTATTAAATGGCGACACAATTCGTCTTTCTAAATCACGTGCATTTGCGTGGGAGCCTGTTTCATTTGTTGACGAATCTAAAAATGCTTCTGATTCATTGATGCTGACGCAAGTAAATGGTGATTTAACATCATTGGACCCTGTTAAAGGAAACGATGGTTCTATTAACCAGTTGAATACAAACATGTATGTGCGTTTGGTTAACTTAACAGATGATGATAATGTTGTTTCTGATGGCTCGCTATCATACAACCACGTTATCGCAGAAGGTAACTCAGAATTTTACTTTGTGCTGCGCGATGATATTAACTTTGCGGCAGTAGAGAACGGCGAAGCAGTAGACACAGGTCTAATGGTTAGCGGACAAGATGTTATTTTCTCGCTAGACCGTGCAAAAAATGCAGACTCTGTTCCGGATCACCGTACTTACTCATTGCATGAACATATTGACACTGTAGAATTAGTAACAGATGTTGCTGAATTGGAAAACGTTCAATTATCTGATGGTTCTGGCAATGTGTTGGATGCTTTGGCTGAAGATTTGGATGCACCTATTTCTAAAACAGTTGAAAATGCAGCAGATGTTAATAATGACGAAGGTTCATACCAAGTTATCAAATTGACAACGACTGAGGCTTTCCCACAAGTATTGAACTACCTAGCTCACCAATCAGCAGGTATTGTTTCTAAAGAACAAGTTGAAAGCATCAATACTTATGACATTGCTTCATTTGACCCATCAGTGGATATTGCTTACGGAGATCAACGTGCTGTAATCAACGGCGACAACCACTTGTATACAAGTGGCCCTTACATCATGACTTCTAAAGATGACTACGAAGCAACGTTCCAAGCAAACCCTGGTTACCGTCCAGAAACACCAGAAACAGCGCAAATTAAAAACGTGACAGTTCGTTTTATCGCTGATTCTGACAGTGCTTTATCGGCATTACGTGCAGGCGAAATTCACTTGCTATACGGACTAAGTGAAACGAAATACGAGATTATTGAAGAAGATGATAAACTTTCACTACAAAGCATGCCAAGTAACGCTGTTTCTTATATGCTATTCAATACATCCGGACGCGCTGTTTCTGAAAGTGAAAACTTGCGTAAATCGATTTTATTCTCCATTAACCAAGATGAGATTAACGCTGCTTACAACGGTAAAAAATTACCATCATACTCAACAGTGACACCACTTGTTGATACAGGTAACAAACTAGTAGCAGACCCAGCTAAAGTAGAAGAATTCTACGAAGCATATTTAGCAGAATAA
- a CDS encoding nuclease-related domain-containing protein, with amino-acid sequence MTGKSETLLLLESLAIRMASNEQLEKYLMREGKGHTGERQLLNELKKLNTEHMILSDLYFETHSGQKFQIDHLLVIGNVLFIYEVKNYEGEWNYGNELFTKGTNFSCPNPLIQLTRTKNCFKQFLQDLSLANCEVKAAVVFINSHFTLFNVPVGKPLLLPTQIHHHIQTMDQFPPITDSLRVVVQELLRNKAKAEPFRKNIPLYRFEELKKGIRCRACGDIVVPLNTKFYRCSNCSSTGNVTQAILDAAREFQLLFPNMKLTVSSLYEWCGKSCAKQRFSNVLTANFIAQGKYRGTYYL; translated from the coding sequence ATGACCGGAAAATCTGAAACTTTATTATTGTTGGAATCATTAGCGATTAGGATGGCAAGTAACGAACAGCTGGAAAAATATCTAATGAGAGAAGGAAAAGGCCATACGGGTGAGAGACAGTTGCTTAACGAACTAAAAAAATTAAACACGGAACACATGATTCTATCAGATTTGTATTTTGAAACTCATAGTGGTCAAAAATTTCAAATTGATCATTTGTTGGTAATCGGTAACGTCTTATTCATTTATGAAGTGAAAAACTATGAAGGTGAATGGAACTATGGGAATGAGTTGTTTACGAAAGGAACCAATTTTTCCTGCCCGAATCCTTTGATACAATTAACCCGGACAAAAAATTGTTTTAAGCAGTTTCTTCAAGACTTAAGTTTAGCGAACTGCGAAGTGAAAGCAGCGGTAGTCTTTATTAATTCTCATTTCACCCTTTTTAACGTTCCAGTAGGTAAACCTCTGCTTCTACCTACACAAATCCATCACCATATTCAAACGATGGATCAATTCCCACCGATTACCGATAGTCTCCGCGTAGTTGTGCAGGAATTGCTACGAAACAAAGCAAAGGCAGAACCTTTTCGTAAAAATATTCCTTTATATCGTTTCGAGGAATTAAAGAAAGGGATTCGTTGTAGAGCGTGCGGGGATATCGTTGTCCCGTTGAATACTAAATTTTATCGCTGTTCAAATTGTTCTTCAACAGGCAATGTTACGCAGGCTATTTTGGATGCAGCCAGGGAATTCCAACTTTTATTTCCAAATATGAAATTAACCGTCAGTTCTCTTTATGAATGGTGTGGAAAATCATGTGCCAAACAAAGATTCAGCAATGTTTTAACGGCTAACTTCATAGCACAGGGGAAATACCGAGGAACCTATTATTTATAA
- a CDS encoding deoxynucleoside kinase, giving the protein MSVLVLAGMIGAGKSTYTKMISNKLGTQAFYESVDYNPILDKFYDDPKKWAFSLQIYFLNARFRSIKDALVDDNNVLDRSIYEDALFTHVNHLQGNISIEEMDIYNDLLDNMMEELEGIPKKAPDLLIYLDGPFEIILERIQERGRDFEQIKDNPDLLAYYRLLYDNYEAWYESYNHSAKIKISIADYDILNSEDDQDRVMEVIQKAVAEARFENMAQA; this is encoded by the coding sequence ATGAGTGTGCTAGTGTTGGCAGGGATGATTGGAGCAGGGAAATCTACGTATACAAAGATGATTTCTAATAAATTGGGAACGCAGGCTTTCTATGAAAGTGTCGATTATAATCCCATCCTTGATAAATTTTATGATGACCCTAAGAAATGGGCATTCAGCTTACAAATTTACTTTTTAAATGCGCGTTTTAGAAGTATTAAAGATGCGTTGGTGGACGACAATAATGTGTTGGACCGCTCAATCTATGAAGATGCATTGTTCACGCATGTGAACCATTTGCAAGGAAACATTTCAATTGAAGAGATGGATATTTATAATGACCTTCTGGATAACATGATGGAAGAATTGGAAGGTATTCCAAAGAAAGCACCAGACTTGTTAATCTACTTAGACGGTCCATTTGAAATAATTTTGGAACGTATTCAGGAACGTGGCCGTGATTTCGAACAAATCAAAGACAATCCTGATTTGTTGGCTTACTACCGTCTGTTGTACGATAACTATGAAGCATGGTACGAAAGCTATAACCACAGCGCCAAAATTAAAATCAGTATTGCTGACTACGACATTCTAAACTCTGAAGACGATCAAGATCGTGTGATGGAAGTTATTCAAAAAGCAGTAGCAGAAGCACGTTTTGAGAATATGGCTCAAGCATAA
- a CDS encoding YkvA family protein codes for MQMKAKTRQTPVNKVKSLVTSLFDTKMKRRRKLMVLGIILYIVSPVDFIPDFIPMAGYADDILIPLLLIIAEKLVSSEDNPEHAN; via the coding sequence ATGCAAATGAAAGCCAAAACGAGACAGACACCTGTTAACAAAGTGAAGTCATTAGTCACTTCCTTGTTTGATACAAAGATGAAACGTCGCCGAAAATTGATGGTGCTCGGTATCATTCTTTACATCGTGAGTCCTGTCGACTTTATCCCTGATTTTATTCCTATGGCTGGTTATGCCGATGACATCCTGATTCCACTTCTATTAATAATTGCCGAGAAATTAGTCTCCAGTGAAGATAATCCAGAACATGCAAATTAA
- a CDS encoding Cof-type HAD-IIB family hydrolase produces MDIKMIAVDMDGTFLNSEKTYDRPRFEKLLDRMDEKGIRFVCASGNQLPKLEYYFEGLTDRMTFVAENGAYIIHKGEVLYSAVMSTEMVQKGIDALQAYSDTPFLLCGVNGSYLKKGATGKYADIFRQYYLNIEEVNNLHEIEDEILSFTTIFQVTEVPEVLEYLEERIGKHLSVVGSGFGFIDILLPNVHKGLGMKLLQERWNISVDACAAFGDSPNDIEMLKQVTHGYAMANAEPSVKAVAKYEIADHNTTSLLDTIEQLIGL; encoded by the coding sequence ATGGATATAAAAATGATAGCAGTAGATATGGATGGAACATTTTTGAATTCAGAAAAGACTTACGACCGGCCCCGATTCGAGAAGTTGCTAGACCGTATGGACGAAAAAGGTATTCGTTTTGTTTGTGCAAGTGGGAATCAACTACCAAAACTAGAATATTATTTTGAAGGCCTCACGGATCGGATGACTTTTGTAGCGGAAAATGGCGCATATATTATCCATAAAGGTGAAGTGCTTTATTCTGCAGTCATGTCTACAGAGATGGTGCAAAAAGGAATTGATGCGCTTCAAGCTTATAGTGACACACCCTTTTTACTATGCGGTGTAAACGGGAGCTATCTCAAAAAGGGTGCGACTGGAAAGTATGCCGATATTTTTCGTCAATACTATTTAAATATCGAAGAAGTGAATAATCTCCATGAGATAGAAGATGAGATTCTAAGTTTTACGACGATTTTTCAAGTCACTGAAGTACCAGAAGTACTGGAGTATTTGGAGGAGCGTATTGGTAAGCATCTTTCTGTCGTAGGAAGTGGCTTTGGCTTTATAGATATTTTATTACCGAACGTTCATAAAGGGCTGGGGATGAAACTCTTACAGGAACGTTGGAATATTTCGGTGGACGCATGTGCAGCTTTTGGCGACAGTCCGAACGATATTGAAATGTTAAAGCAAGTTACACACGGCTATGCAATGGCGAACGCAGAACCATCTGTTAAAGCCGTTGCGAAATACGAAATCGCAGATCACAATACGACGAGCTTACTCGACACCATTGAACAATTAATCGGACTATAA
- a CDS encoding CopY/TcrY family copper transport repressor, whose product MKNMQIVSTPKISDAEWEIMRVIWTNEPVTSRTITEVLSEKMDWKAATIKTLIGRLVEKGFVSTEANGNRFLYSALISEEESMRERTGSVLQHVCSTKVGATLAELISQSVLSKEDIKLLERAVSEKAMDAVETVQCHCLHGQCDCHANHEEEL is encoded by the coding sequence ATGAAGAATATGCAAATTGTATCGACGCCTAAAATATCAGATGCTGAATGGGAAATCATGCGTGTCATCTGGACGAACGAACCTGTGACAAGTCGAACGATTACGGAAGTTCTCAGTGAGAAAATGGATTGGAAGGCTGCCACAATTAAAACCTTGATTGGTCGTTTAGTAGAAAAAGGGTTCGTATCCACAGAAGCAAATGGGAATCGTTTTTTATATTCCGCACTTATATCGGAAGAAGAAAGTATGCGTGAACGGACCGGTAGTGTGTTGCAGCATGTTTGTTCGACGAAAGTGGGAGCCACCCTGGCTGAACTGATTTCGCAATCGGTTTTAAGTAAAGAAGACATTAAACTTTTAGAACGGGCAGTTTCTGAAAAAGCCATGGATGCTGTGGAGACAGTGCAATGCCACTGTTTACATGGGCAATGTGACTGTCATGCGAACCACGAGGAGGAGTTATAA